The genomic window GGTCGACAGCGTGAGGACGCTGTTGCGCAGGTCGTGCACCTGGGCGTTCTTCAGCAGCGCCTCGGTGGTGCGCTTGTGCCGCTTGACGACGGCGAGCAGCTCGGGCCACACGCGGCGGACGTCGCCGGTGGTCAGCCCGCCCTCGCCGGCTCCCCCGGTGCCGGCCGGGTCGGCGGACACCAGCGGGGTCGGCTCGCCGCCGCGCGGGGCGGGCGTGGACTCGGCCGCGGCACGCGGGGGTGCGGCCGGCGGCCGCGGCTCGGCGACCCGGGCCGCGGCCGCGCGCGCGGCCGCGGGCTCGGCCGGGTGCGGCCAGTCCTCGTCGTCGGTCGGCTCGGGTGGCAGCGGGATGTCGGGCTCCCCGCTGACCACGCGCGCGCCGGTCCGCGCGGCGGCCGGTGCGGGCGCCGCACGCGGGGCGCGGAGCCGGGCTGCGCGGTCTCCGGCCAGTCGTCGGACGCGGCCGCGGCGGCCGGGGCCGGCGCCGGGCGGGACGGCCCCGCGCCGGGTTGCGCGGTCTCCGGCCAGTCGTCGGCGGCTGCCGGGGCCGGTGCCGGTGCCGGGGCCGCTGCCGGGGCGGCCGCGGCAGCCGGGGCGGCGGCCGGTGCGGCAGGGGGCACGGCTCCCGGAGCCGGCTGCGCGCCGCGCTGGGAGGGGCGGACGTACTCGCGCCGCGCCGCGCTCCCGCGCTCGGCGGCCGCGGGCACCTCGCGGGCGGGTCCGGGACGGGCCGGCTCGGGACGGGCGGGCTCCGCGCGGGGTGGCTCGGGACGGGCGGGCTCGCGCACCGGTGCCGCCGCGACGGCCGCGGGACCGGCGCCCGCCTCCGGGACCCCGCCGATCGCCAGGCGCCGCTCGAGGCGCTCCAGGCGCTGCAGCGCGCCCGTGCCGGCGTCGTCGGGAGCCGGCAACAGCATCCGCGCGCAGACCAGCTCCAGCAGCAGCCGCGGCGCGGTGGTCCCGCGCATGTCGGTCAGGCCGGCGTGCACCGTGTCGGCCAGCCGCGACAGCGTCGCCGACCCCAGCGCCCTGGCCTGCTGGACCATGAGGTCGAGCCGGTCGGGCGGGCAGTCGAGCAGGCCGTTGCCGCCGGCGTCGGGGACGGCGTCGAGCACGATGAGGTCGCGCAGCCGGTCGAGCAGGTCGGTGGCGAACCGCCGCGGGTCGTGGCCCGCCTCCACGACGCGGTCCACGGCGCGGAAGACCCCGGGGGCGTCGGTGGCGGCGAGCGCGTCGATGGCCTCGTCGAGCAGCGCGTCGTCGGTGACGCCGAGCAGCCCGACGGCGCTGGCGTAGGTGACGCCCTCGGGACCGGCGCCGGCCAGCAGCTGGTCGAGGATCGACAGCGAGTCGCGCACCGAACCGCCGCCGGCCCGCACCACGAGCGGGAAGACCGTGGGCTCCACCTGCACGCCCTCGGCGGCACAGGTCTTCTCCAGCAGGCCGCGCAGCGTCGTCGGCGGGACCAGGCGGAACGGGTAGTGGTGGGTGCGCGAGCGGATCGTCGGCAGCACCTTGTCCGGCTCGGTCGTCGCGAAGACGAAGACCAGGAACTCCGGCGGCTCCTCGACCACCTTGAGCAGGGCGTTGAAGCCCTGCGTGGTCACCATGTGCGCCTCGTCGACGATGTAGACCTTGTAACGGCTGCTCACCGGCGCGAAGAAGGCGCGCTCCCGCAGGTCACGGGCGTCGTCGACACCGCCGTGGCTGGCCGCGTCGATCTCGATGACGTCGAGCGAGCCGGGCCCGTCGGGCGCCAGCGCCACGCACGAGGCGCACGTGCCGCAGGGGGTCGACGTCGGCCCCTGCTCGCAGTTGAGCGAGCGGGCGAGGATCCGCGCCGACGACGTCTTGCCGCAGCCGCGCGGCCCGCTGAAGAGGTAGGCGTGGTTGATCCGGCCGCCGTCGACGGCGTTCACCAGCGGGGTGGTCACGTGCTCCTGGCCGACCACCTCGGCGAAGGTCGCCGGGCGGTACTTCCGGTAGAGCGCCAGAGCCACGCGGCGAGGTTACGTGGCAGGGACGACGTCCCGGCAGCACCGGGACGCCGTCCGTGTCACATCACCAGCTTGAGCAGGAACTCGACCTGGCCGCGGTCCTCGACCCGGACGAAGCCCAGGTTGGGCGCGGAGATGCCGAAGTCGCCGAAGACCACCGGGATGGCGCCGGAGACGTCGACGCCCTCGGCCGTGCGGACGACGGCGAGGTCGGTCTGCACCTGCCGCGTCTGGCCCCGCAGGGTGAGGTCGCCGGTGACCGGGACCGTGACCGGCGTGCCCGACAGCTCGGGGAGGTCGACCGGCCCGCGGATGGTGAACGTCGCCGTCGGGTGCGTGCCGACGTCCATGACGTTGCCCCGGAAGTAGCTGTCCCGCTGGCCGCTGTCGGTGCTGATGCTGGCGACGTCGACGGTGACCTCGCCGGTGCTCAGGTCCCCGCCGGCGATGACGACCGAGCCGCTGACCTGGCCGGTGGTCCCCGCCACGGTCACGTCCGCGCCGTTGAGCACCTCGTCGACGCGGTACCCGGCCGAGGACCCCGGCGCGACCGTCCACGTGCCGTCGGTGTCGTCGACCAGCGGGGCGTCGGAGGGCTGCGCCTGCACGGTCGGCGCCGCGGCCGCGTCCTCCTGCGTCGCGGCGTAGAGCAGCGGGCCGATGCCCAGACCGAGGGCGAGGACCGCGACGATCCCCCCGACGATCCACCAGAGACGACGACGCGGCCGGGCCATGGCGAGCTCCTCTCCTTGACGCTTCAAGGATGCTGACGCAGCAACCTGGCAGTCAGCTGTGAGACGCGCCACGGCTCCGTGACGTTCCGGAGACGAAAAGGGACCCCCCGCGCACCCGCCAGAGCCCGCTTATCCTTGCTGCCTTCCGGCCCTGGGGAGGTTCACAGGGTGACGCCACACGAGGGGTCTGGCACCACTGTAGAGGACGCCGGCCGCTAGCCTCCCCGTCCATGGCCTCCCGGCGCGCCCTCGTCCTGCCCCCGCCCCGCTCCTGACCCGGAGCACCGCGGGCCGACCCGCGGCCGGCACCCGCCCGGCCGCCGCTGCGCCGTGCTCCGGACCTGCGTCCTCCGTCCGGAAACCAGCGCCCAGGAGCATCGTGTCCACCCCCTCCTCCCCCGCGTCCAGCCGCGGGTTCCTCTTCGTCG from Geodermatophilus normandii includes these protein-coding regions:
- a CDS encoding DNA polymerase III subunit gamma and tau, with the translated sequence MALALYRKYRPATFAEVVGQEHVTTPLVNAVDGGRINHAYLFSGPRGCGKTSSARILARSLNCEQGPTSTPCGTCASCVALAPDGPGSLDVIEIDAASHGGVDDARDLRERAFFAPVSSRYKVYIVDEAHMVTTQGFNALLKVVEEPPEFLVFVFATTEPDKVLPTIRSRTHHYPFRLVPPTTLRGLLEKTCAAEGVQVEPTVFPLVVRAGGGSVRDSLSILDQLLAGAGPEGVTYASAVGLLGVTDDALLDEAIDALAATDAPGVFRAVDRVVEAGHDPRRFATDLLDRLRDLIVLDAVPDAGGNGLLDCPPDRLDLMVQQARALGSATLSRLADTVHAGLTDMRGTTAPRLLLELVCARMLLPAPDDAGTGALQRLERLERRLAIGGVPEAGAGPAAVAAAPVREPARPEPPRAEPARPEPARPGPAREVPAAAERGSAARREYVRPSQRGAQPAPGAVPPAAPAAAPAAAAAPAAAPAPAPAPAAADDWPETAQPGAGPSRPAPAPAAAAASDDWPETAQPGSAPRVRRPHRPPRGPARAWSAGSPTSRCHPSRPTTRTGRTRPSPRPRARPRPGSPSRGRRPHPRVPRPSPRPPRAAASRPRWCPPTRPAPGEPARAG
- a CDS encoding YceI family protein encodes the protein MARPRRRLWWIVGGIVAVLALGLGIGPLLYAATQEDAAAAPTVQAQPSDAPLVDDTDGTWTVAPGSSAGYRVDEVLNGADVTVAGTTGQVSGSVVIAGGDLSTGEVTVDVASISTDSGQRDSYFRGNVMDVGTHPTATFTIRGPVDLPELSGTPVTVPVTGDLTLRGQTRQVQTDLAVVRTAEGVDVSGAIPVVFGDFGISAPNLGFVRVEDRGQVEFLLKLVM